Within Thermus sp. CCB_US3_UF1, the genomic segment CTGGGCGGGGCTGGCCGCCGCCTTGGCCCTCGAGGAGGCCGGGGCCGACTTCCTCCTCCTGGAAGCCTCCCCCCGCCTAGGGGGCAAGGTCTTCACCCACCGCAAGGACGGGTTCTTGGTGGAGGGGGGGCCGGACGCCAGCGTGCGCTACAAGCGGGAGGTCCTGGAGCTGGCCGGGCGCTTCGGCCTGGAGCCCCTAGGCACCCTGCCCGCCAAGCCCGCGGCCTACATCCTGCGCCGGGGCAGGGCTCACCCCCTTCCCGAGGGGCTCTTGCAGGTGGTGCCGGGGGACTTCCTGGGCCTCGTCCGCACCCCCTTGCTCTCCCTTGGGGGAAAGCTCCGGGCCCTTTACGACCTCCTCCTTCCCCGGGGGAGGAAGGAGGACGAAAGCCTAAGGGCGTTTGTGGAAAGGCGGCTGGGCCTCGAGGTCTACGAGGCCCTGGTCGCCCCCCTGGCGGGGGGGATCTACGGCGGGGAACCGGACGAGCTCTCCATGAGGGCCGCCTTCCCCCAGCTCCTGGCCCTAGAAGAGAAGCACCGCAGCCTCCTCCTGGGGGCCATGCGCGCGCGGCGGGCCCGCCCAAGCCGCGAGGGGGGCAGCCTCTTCTTCTCCTTCCGCGAGGGCCTGGGCGCCCTCACCGCCAGGATGGCCGCCCAGGTGGCGGAAAAGACCCTCCTCGCCACCCCGGTCCTGGGGGTGGAGCCCCTGGGGGGGCGCTACCGCCTCCACACCCCTAGGGGCACCCTGGAGGCCGAGGCCCTCATCCTGGCCACCCCGGCCCCGGTGGCCGGGGGCCTCCTCCGGCCCTTCCTCCCCCAGGCCACCGCCCTCCTCAAGGGGATCCCCCACATCCCCGCGGCCACGGCCAGCCTGGCCTTCCGGGAGGAGCTCCCGGTGGAGGGGCACGGCCTCCTCATGGCCAAGGGGGAAGGGTACCGGGTGCGGGGCTTCACCTGGACCCACCGGAAGTGGCCGGGAAGGGCCCCCGAGGGGTTCAGCCTGGTGCGGGCCTACTTCTCCGGGGAGGTGGCCCGGCTTTCCGAGGCCGAGCTGGTGCGGGTGGCCCTGGAGGACCTCCGCCGCCACCTGGGCCAGGAGGTGCGCCCCGAGCGCACCTTCGCCTTCCGCTTCCCCGAGGGGATGCCCGCCTACCGGGTGGGCCACCGGGAGCGGATCAGGGGGCTGGAGATGGCCCTCCTCCAGGCCCCGGGGGTCTTTTTGGCCGGGAACTACCTGGAAGGGGTGGGCCTGCCCGAAGTGGTGCGCTCGGGGCAAAGGGCGGCGGAAAGGGCCCTGGGCTACCTGGCCCTGGCCCCCAAGGCCGAAAGGCTCTAGGCAAGGGGCGGGTGCCCGGGGTAGGATGGCGCAAACATGGTCCTGCCCTACCCCCTGATCGCCGCGGGCTCCTTACTCCTGGGGCTTCTGGTAGGGCTTTTAGGCTATTCCGACCCCTATATCCTGCCCTGGTTCATGGTCTTCACCGCCACCACCGCCAGCCTGTACGGCCTGGGGTGGGGAGTCGTGGCCGCGGCCCTCAGCGCCCTCCTCCTCCTCCCCTTCCCTGGCTTCAGCCCCGTAGCCCTAGCCCTCCTCCTCCTCGCCGCCTACCTGGCCCACGACCTGGGAAGGAACCTGCGCCAGGCCCAGCACCGCGCCCGGGCCCTGGCCCAGGGGCAAAGGCTCCTGGCCGAGGCCCTGGAGGCCCTTCCCCAGGCGGAAAGCCGCCAGGCCCTCCTGCAAAGCCTCCCCGAGCGCCTGGCCGCCTTGGGGGAAGGGGGGCACGTGGGGGTCTGGGTGCCAAGCCCGGGGGGCTTCCGCCTCCTGGCCAGCGTCCCCCCCTTGGGCCTTTCGGAGATCCCAGAAAGGGGCCTCGTGGGCCGGGCCTTCCGCCAAGGGGAACCCGTGCACGTGCCCGACGTGCGCCAGGAACCCGCCTACCTGGGAGTCCCCGGCCACCAGGCCCTTGCCGAGCTCGCCCTCCCCCTGAAGCGGCGGGGGGAGCCGGTGGCCGTCCTCAACCTGGAACGGGCCC encodes:
- the hemG gene encoding protoporphyrinogen oxidase, with product MAQVAVVGGGWAGLAAALALEEAGADFLLLEASPRLGGKVFTHRKDGFLVEGGPDASVRYKREVLELAGRFGLEPLGTLPAKPAAYILRRGRAHPLPEGLLQVVPGDFLGLVRTPLLSLGGKLRALYDLLLPRGRKEDESLRAFVERRLGLEVYEALVAPLAGGIYGGEPDELSMRAAFPQLLALEEKHRSLLLGAMRARRARPSREGGSLFFSFREGLGALTARMAAQVAEKTLLATPVLGVEPLGGRYRLHTPRGTLEAEALILATPAPVAGGLLRPFLPQATALLKGIPHIPAATASLAFREELPVEGHGLLMAKGEGYRVRGFTWTHRKWPGRAPEGFSLVRAYFSGEVARLSEAELVRVALEDLRRHLGQEVRPERTFAFRFPEGMPAYRVGHRERIRGLEMALLQAPGVFLAGNYLEGVGLPEVVRSGQRAAERALGYLALAPKAERL